A region from the Aegilops tauschii subsp. strangulata cultivar AL8/78 chromosome 5, Aet v6.0, whole genome shotgun sequence genome encodes:
- the LOC109751729 gene encoding uncharacterized protein has protein sequence MGSTAADGEKPSGHLAQPLLGQPQPPHPYYAYPAAAYGYAPGPPPPPPPPSLVLLNPPPIFVRLRRLRPRRIPCIRRFSARTLPLLLALALLAGLAFLLYPSAPAARVADIRLDSFRVNPPPFPALDFNLALSLRVRNSGFLLPLRYRAVSAAVSYRGRLLGSGTARPGSGELAARGVTYASSEVWVDAGRVLDDVIELIGDIAAGSVPLEIVTEVVGAVRLFHFNIPVKGLMSCSVNVSPGTQSIISQDCY, from the exons ATGGGATCCACGGCGGCGGACGGCGAGAAGCCCTCGGGCCACCTCGCCCAGCCCCTCCTCGGGCAGCCCCAGCCCCCGCACCCGTACTACGCCTATCCCGCCGCCGCCTACGGCTACGCCCCCGGTCcccctccgcctccgcctcccccGTCGCTCGTCCTCCTCAACCCGCCCCCAATCTTcgtccgcctccgccgcctccgcccgcgGCGCATCCCCTGCATCCGGCGCTTCTCCGCCCGCACGCTCccgctcctcctcgccctcgCGCTCCTCGCCGGCCTCGCTTTCCTCCTCTACCCgtccgcccccgccgcccgcgtcgccgaCATCCGCCTCGACAGCTTCCGCGTCAATCCGCCGCCCTTCCCCGCGCTGGACTTCAACCTCGCGCTCAGCCTCCGCGTCCGCAACTCCGgcttcctcctccctctccgctACCGCGCCGTCTCTGCCGCCGTCTCGTACCGCGGCCGTCTGCTCGGCTCCGGCACTGCGCGCCCCGGATCCGGTGAGCTCGCGGCTAGAGGGGTTACCTATGCCTCTTCTGAGGTGTGGGTGGACGCCGGCAGGGTGCTGGACGACGTGATTGAGCTTATCGGGGACATCGCCGCCGGGTCTGTGCCGCTGGAGATAGTGACCGAGGTGGTCGGCGCCGTCAGGCTGTTCCATTTCAACATTCCCGTCAAG GGCCTGATGTCCTGCTCGGTGAATGTCAGCCCAGGCACCCAGAGTATCATAAGTCAGGATTGTTACTAA
- the LOC109751727 gene encoding uncharacterized protein has translation MDWAAVAYTAAALLCAAAATVITLGHIYRHLLHYAEPIFQRFIVRIIFMVPVYAVMSFISLILPDNAIYFTSIREIYDAWVIYNFFSLCLAWVGGPGAVVVSLNGRTLKPSWFLMTCCFPAIPLDGRFIRRCKQGCLQFVILKPILVVITFILYAKGKYEDGNFSVNQSYLYITIIYTISYSMALYALALFYAACRDLLRPYNPVPKFIIIKSVVFLTYWQGVLVFLAAKSRFIKNAEKAADLQNYVLCVEMLIAAIGHLFAFPYKEYAGANARPSGGFRESLLHALKFNDFYHDTVHQFAPTYNEYVLYNHNEGESAPTKFPSGSAVPSVRDVELAGITVMPPSNSPVTSSVSSNQVDQDESMTTPIRNKVDPPGGMYDLSDLLDVDLSSYPAKVPAISDVRKQ, from the exons ATGGATTGGGCGGCGGTGGCGTACACGGCGGCGGCGCTGCTGTGCGCCGCGGCGGCCACCGTCATCACGCTCGGCCACATCTACCGCCACCTGCTCCACTACGCCGAGCCCATCTTCCAGCGCTTCATCGTCCGCATCATCTTCATGGTCCCG GTCTATGCAGTGATGTCATTTATTTCCCTTATCCTACCAGACAATGCAATATATTTTACCTCTATCCGAGAAAT CTATGATGCTTGGGTCATCTACAATTTCTTTTCACTCTGCTTGGCATGGGTGGGAGGACCTGGTGCTGTGGTGGTGAGTTTGAATGGCCGAACCCTGAAACCATCGTGGTTTCTGATGACTTGCTGTTTCCCAGCTATTCCTCTAGACGG GCGTTTTATACGGAGATGCAAACAAGGCTGTTTGCAGTTTGTTATTCTTAAGCCTATCTTGGTGGTTATTACCTTCATACTTTATGCTAAAGGAAAATATGAAGATGGAAACTTCAGTGTCAACCAATCCTATTTATACATCACTATCATTTACACAATCTCATACTCGATGGCGTTATATGCTCTTGCATTGTTCTATGCGGCATGCAGAGATCTACTTCGGCCATATAATCCCGTCCCAAAGTTCATTATAATCAAATCAGTCGTGTTTCTCACATACTGGCAG GGTGTCCTGGTTTTCCTTGCTGCAAAGTCTCGATTTATCAAGAATGCTGAAAAGGCTGCTGATCTCCAGAACTATGTGCTGTGCGTTGAGATGCTCATAGCTGCCATTGGGCACCTATTTGCCTTTCCCTACAAGGAGTATGCAGGTGCAAATGCTCGCCCTTCGGGTGGTTTCAGGGAAAGCCTTCTTCATGCTTTGAAATTCAACGATTTCTACCATGACACTGTTCACCAG TTTGCTCCTACCTACAACGAATATGTGCTGTACAACCACAATGAGGGAGAGAGTGCACCGACAAAGTTTCCTTCAGGGAGCGCCGTGCCAAGTGTCCGGGATGTGGAGTTGGCTGGCATCACCGTGATGCCGCCCTCAAATAGTCCAGTGACCTCAAGCGTGTCATCCAACCAGGTAGACCAGGACGAATCAATGACCACTCCGATCAGGAACAAAGTGGACCCGCCTGGAGGAATGTACGACCTCTCGGACCTGCTCGACGTGGACTTGTCTAGCTACCCCGCCAAGGTTCCTGCAATCtctgatgtaagaaaacaatga